A stretch of Candidatus Zixiibacteriota bacterium DNA encodes these proteins:
- a CDS encoding DUF3883 domain-containing protein produces MEYEIKQGRKPEDVSAQNLGFDVRSSGDNDEVRYIEVKGR; encoded by the coding sequence ATGGAATACGAAATAAAACAGGGTAGGAAGCCAGAGGATGTATCAGCACAAAACCTTGGTTTTGATGTTCGCTCATCCGGTGATAATGATGAAGTGCGCTATATTGAAGTTAAGGGACGATAG